One Nothobranchius furzeri strain GRZ-AD chromosome 7, NfurGRZ-RIMD1, whole genome shotgun sequence genomic window, tcctccaggttacGCTCCACACTCCATCATCTCCATACCAGCTCAGACTCCTGCACTCCTGATCACACTGCCGCCTcctctggccgcccgctctcagtcaCTCACCTGCCCTCCTCAGCCTCCGCTCCTACATAATCTCTGGATTaatcctcagctcacccggagccagtggcggagcttgatatgtgcaacatgtgcggccgaacagggcggcagtctgcagggggcggcatttaatttccttttttttttttctaaaaaaaaattttttttagcatcaaccaatacataaacaaaacatagaaatcacatgttcttaataataatagtgatgataataataatatctctgtaataaaagcacaacaaagtgtagccCATattaactactccctgtcacatgacccacgtcagcttttgtgaggtccctctcctgattggctccttccacgtcgcggcaaagctggctgtgggggaatacttccgggctcgactcctgctgtggctgtaagcttgttgctttagaacggcgttggaaaacaaagcgtttttctccccttaattcatttatactctcattttacctcagcagtaagtgttcttaacatctaccaataacacccttttacttgtcagtgaccagtcgatcgttttcgctataaaaaatgaccttgttcggcggagttcccaccgcgagcagaacttcggttcaaaaacgctgtttttgaaacacttttatttacttaagcactttaatgggcttaacttgaaaccaagagcaatcgaatgtttattgttatgtgttgccttgaattcggctatgctgtctgtcagacagttgttttcctttattgttgtttttgtatttgtttgtagcaaacgctactggaatgtatagattgagctacgtagccaagatgattaataattgacctgttgtacattcgtgatatgtttaccggtaaactgaatagaacttgatgtgctaatgaacgtttctctggcctacaggtcaggttttttttccccatgttgaactgatcttcttcatattgaagtggcgagctggtaggggGGGGCGTCGGTGTGGGGTggcgggtggggggtgggggtggggggggggtcacagggggatctcgcacatggcgccatttaggccagctccgcctctgcccgGAGCTGACCAAAGCCCTCCCCGTGTCTATTACAACTACCAGAAAATGGTAAGCTCCCGCCTGTTACAAAATCTCCAAATTATTCCACTGGatactcactctgtctccctcctcagaatctcGCTCTGGAATCCTGTTACCTGCACAAGCATCTTCTGTTCCCGTTACTCCTTTAGttcctcatttaaaataaaatcattttTTACACTCACCTGTTTCcgctgttgattctgcatgtggtGAAGAAATTGCTACCCAACATgagagttactttacctgaaaacggttgtgaacaaacactgctgatggacgtgaagttgctgtagctccttaatattcctgctcgatttttgctATTTTTAGGTTTTCCCTTTAGGGGTTCCCCTTAGGTTTTTGTGTCCTTGTGGTCCCCAGTCCCCTCCAGGTTTCCTCTCAGGTTCCTTTCTAGTCACTCCCCatagttttctataggttcaagttttcattagtctcctttagtttgtgtgttttccttctccACTTGTTTATTTCTCCCTCGCTCCTCAGGTCTTTAGTTATTTATATtttggttctcctgtgccctgagtcttttaggtttatttttgtagtctCATACGTTATAGCTTATTCCCCTCCTCTGCttagttttcccttcccatttggtTCACTCATAAAAATTAGTCATTGAATGAACTCAATTTGATTGATGGCAGGTTTTCcacataatacatttattttggttCAGCCAAATCTACATACATCAAGACAATTTAATTAAATTGAGTCAGTAAAACACaattttttaaacacatttaaaagGAAAAATATTACATTAATAAGATGTGAAAGGTTTTTGTTGGTTCAACTCAATACAGTGTCATTCATTTGAGCTAGATTTTCTTTCGAAATGAAATGATTATGTTAAGTTCAACTAAATCATAATTTTAATCACCCGAAAACTAAtttaattattaaaataatgacaaaataaattttttttttcaactcaGTTTTATTCACTTGAATTAAAAGCAGAAACAGAATATTTTGTGAATAAACATACATGTCACATGGTCACATTAACATTAACAAAATCAAAGTGCTCACAAAAAAGTGCCTTACATTTGAAATGAATATCAAATCTGAATAGCACACACCTTTTGTATTACTAGGTAAGACTGAAAACAAACTGGAATTTGTAAAATCCGATTTCACATAAGAAtcattgtgtatatatttatagTGTCACTTGCAGGTAGGttttcagcaaattcacaatgaTAACCTATAATAAACATTGCAATCCACACCATATTATGCCactgaacattttaaataaccCAAAAATACttaaatacaaatatatatatatatatatatatatatatatatatatatatatatatatatatatatatatatatttttttccattAAGAACATTTGTGTTACCAAAGGGGaggtattttaataataaaaaaaaaactttcaactTTACTTCTCTAAAACCAATTACattcaaacttttacaagcttatAAGAACAGGAACACCAACTTTAAAACACTGGAAGACAAACTCGTCAACATTTGTTTTGTCTCTTTGAAAATCCCAAAAGCAATTAAAAAGAAAATGCTGGTTAAAACCATTAAACTTTTTTGGAGCTAAATTCCCACAGTCCTTTTATCTATCTATAGTAGTATAGATTAAGGGTTACATCACTCACAACAGAACATCAGACAAAAATAGACAACTTCcatttttcaaaaaagaaaaaaaaaaaggtcacagtttgaacAAAAGAGATACAAAGGCCAAAATCAACTTTTGTGCTGGGGTCTTGTTTGCCTAAGCAAGCATCTTCAATTTCATTTGCTGCATCTTTGTACTGAGCCTTTGTCCATCCAGATTCATTAAAATCTTCTGACAAAACTCGAAAGTGTACTTGAGGTCATTTGGATAGCTCAGATCAAGTGCATAAATCAGTCCAAAGAGGACGATGAATGCCATGATGACACTACCGAGGTTGTTCTTAACTGTAGTACCTTCAATGACAACTCCAACATCCTCTGGCTCCTGAACGCCTTCTCTTCGGATGGTGTAAATGCCCATGACAGTTGCTGCAGTGGATCTCAACCGTTCATCCTCAGTGGAGGAGGTCTGAAAAACAGGATGTTTCAGGTTTAAGGGCTCTGTCACTtggaaggggacatattatgcaaaactcagctTTGTATCCTTTTGTGCTGAAacatgggtctctactgcctctataaacactccaaacatgaataaaaccCATCAATCTTTTTTCTATCAATAGTTTGGGTTTAGGTATTATGTGCCTCCCCTTGGGAGGGGCTTGAAATAAGAGCAGCAGCTTCTTAAGTgtctataggtgtgtgtgtgtgtgtgtgtgtgtgtgtgtgtgtgtgtgtgtgtgtgtgtgtgtgtgtgtgtgtgtgtgtgtgtgtgtgtgtgtgtgtgtgtgtgtgtgtgtgtgtgtgtgtgtgtgggtgggtgggtgggctgGGTCAATTTCCCTTATTTCATGACAAGTGGGAaccttttgaaacagcttgttttaggcacattatTCTGGAAACCAGAAGATTGCTGTAATGCCAGAGACACTAGTCAGtgtctcgatgcaatctgctgggttccttatatagaagaCTTTTTACTAATTGGCATAATTAACTGAACTTCATTGGAGTGTTTACTTTattaagtgccttgagatgactgttGTTGTGATAtaccgctatataaataaactgaatttaaacactgacagaaaatggatgaatgtttTCTTCACATTTaccgtttatagaggcagtagacatAATCTGTCCCCTTAAAAGGTGCTCTCCAGTACATGTTTCAACAATGACTATTAAGAATAATACATATTTCACAATTATATTGTCTTATTTGAATATATGAGCATTTTGCGTGCGATGAACCTAACTCAAATTGAAGCTATAAAATAAAGTGTGATAAGCGTACCAGATACTCCTTGAACAGTAGGTCTGGGTCTTCATTAAAGTAGATCACCAGGCTTTTAAGAGTATGCTCCCTCTTTATGTCGATGTCATCACACTAATGCAAGGGTGAAAAAAAAGGCTGAAAAAAATGTAATTGATTGATTGTATTTAATTGATGGGTTTATTATTAGTACTGACCAAACTACTGATCGCCATGATATCCTTGATCTTTTGGCCCTTTGATCCTTTGCTCCCCTCAAAAATTTTCATCAGCTTGTCTGTTAAATTGTCCAGCTGAGCCAAGAACTTTGCCTGCAGGGGTTTTGTAGTGATCCGCAGGAACTCTGCATTCACCTGGAAATAAAACATACATAAACTTCTTGTTTACTATATTTAAATACAGACTGCTGAATCAACAAACTGAAAGTTGCTAAACATTTGAACCATCAGTGAAGTTTGTCAAGACCTAAACTGATTGTAGCGGAGTTCTAAGTTTGACATGTGTCCTTTTTCATGACAACAGCATTCAAAGTTAATTTAACCTTTTCTTACAATACTGTTATAGGGGTTTCCCAACAGCACTACTCAGCATGACTCAAATGGTTGTGGTTTGGTTAGACAGCCTTTTCCAACTGCATAATTCGCTATTTTCCCCAAAATTTTTAGTACCTGCTTCATTGTGGTTCATGTTGAACATCACCCCCATTATTGTGCTGTAGTGCTCCTAAATTATACTTCACACTGTTTACTGTTTACCTAGTGTTACTTCTGTCTCCAATAAAGATAATGACTGCAACTAATGTCACTTaactagtgttttttttttcttcacagaTTTGTCAGGGAAAACCAACTATACTGATGTGAGCTGTGTTAACCCACACTGTACTGAGCTGTTTTGGCTGAGTAGTGCTGCTGGAAAAAGGGCTTCAAGTCACCACCCTTACCACTAGGACCACTACGTTTTTCACTAAAGTTTAGTTTAAATTTATTATAATTTGGCTAAAatacagacaaaaggttttttTGCTCAAATCTTCAGTCCATCTACAGAAAAATATTCAGTAATATAGTTAAAAGCACTTACAAAACAAACAATACTTAAATTTGTTGATACACAAGCATTTAACTTACTTCACTTTCCTTGAAAAGGGCAGGCCATCTGTTCATGAAATCTCTGATCATCGGCCTCTGTTCCACAATCTCTAGTCGTCTATGGGAGAAGGTTCTTTCCATTTTTGCTTTTATCACTGCTTCATTGTCTCGCTTTTTGATTTCTGAGAGTAGAGCCACTCTTTCAGTTTCCAAGCTTTCAGTGCTTTCACCTTTTGGGGGTAAAGGGACATAATAGACCTCTGCCTTTCTTGGTTTTTTGATGTTGGCAGCAGTTTTTCCTTGGCCTTCCCGTTTGTGCTTTAAGGAATTCACACGGATTTCAGGATCACCAAGCCGCCCAAGCTTTGTTCGATAGTTTTGCATTTTGTACTTCAGAGATTGTTTCCATCCCCAAAATCCAGTCTTAGATCCTAGCTGCCCTAAACAAGGATGGGTCCTTGTCAGTGCTGCTGCCACCTCTTCACATTGATAGTCTTTAGGATATTTTGTGTATTTCAGCATTTCTTGAGCTAATCCATCAAGGATGACTCCCTTCAGTTTTATGCCAGGCTTGAAGAGTGTGCCATTTGCTTCAtattctgcatttttctgctggAGTTCCAATTCCACGTCATATGTGAATTTAGGGACCACAAACACATTGGGCCAGGAAAACTGTCTTGTCGGTTGAACATCTGGTGATGAATGAGGGGTTGATGTGTATAGGGTATCATCACTGCAGGATGAAACTAAAGAAGGCCCAGGGCTGGAAGTTCCTTGGCAAGTGTAAACACTGCTGTTTGTGGATGTCTCAACTGGGTACAAAGTGATGAATTGTTCCTCAAGTGTGGGTTTAGGATTGTATATCACTTTCAGTGTGCCTTTATCTTTTACATCAGACACTGAAGTTAAGTTCATAAATGCATTAAAGTCTTCATCCATGTACTGCAAACGGAAGTCTTCTTTCAAATCGAAGAATGTCTTTACCAACATATGGAGTTCTGATAATGTTGCTGGAATTCCAGAGTCCAGATGCATTTTCCTGGAGTCTGACACATCCCCAAAGATGATTCTGAGAACAGGGCTTGCCATTATGGGACAACCTTTACTCTGGAACGGAAAAAGCACAGCCAAATGATGGCATGTTTAATCAACATAAATACAGCTCTAGAGGGATTTTTATTCCAGTTAGGTTTATCAACATCACGCTCTGAAACCACATACATTTCTAAAACCTTTATATGATTCTTCTGGTATGCTAACCCAGCAGTGTTATTTTTATTAACTTTTCAGTGTCACCTAAGAAAGTGTGCTGCTGGGTCTCCCAGAGCTGAAAGAAGCTTCCAGGACGACAATGGAGAGTCTGGCTGTTTCATGCCGGACACAACTATAAGCAAAACCTTCAAAGAGTTTGCTTTCCAGAGCTTATTgtcaggcatcctccagcagagGGGTTGTTCTTTTAAGAATCTTTACAATCTAAATTTAAGAAATCTTAAAAGCTATGTTATTGAAGAAAACTTACCCTTCACGATGATGAATCTCTTTAACATCACCAAGCGTAGTCCCTCCACAATGTAGTCCGCAAGGGGATATGGGTCTTCCAAGTCACCAAGCTCAATTATGGCCAGCTCTCTAGTGGATGGGGTAGACAGCTCAAATCCACCATAATGCTCCCTGTACCAAGAACATAGTTCCCTAACTATGAAACACAGTTTCTTCTCAACTATGCACAGCTGAATGATCTCATTAAATTTTGGCAGCCCATTTACAGTTCCGTGAACAATAAGCATGCCTTGACTGTAATGCATACCATTGTAGGATACCTTCTTCAACAGAGCAACTTCAGAAATAGATGGGTATCTTTCCATCAAAGCAGACACTACTCTGTCATTAAGAACCTCAATGGGCATAACAGAGGCATTTCTAACTTCCAAGGAAGACTTCTTGTAATTAGAGGAATGTGTCTGATGGGCAATCATGAACTGATGTTTAACAGCTAATGAGAAAGGTATGTTTTTGAAGCAGTTTGTATGTCGTGCAACCTGCTTGAAAAAACTATGCTTTGCCTCGAATCGCATGGTCCATAGAGAAATGAGAGGTCCAAAGCATTTAATCATTTGTGGATAGTGCTCCAAATAATGATGCTTTGGCAACagatttacatgtggaaagagatCAAGATAGAGCTGCCTATGATCACAGATCTTGGCCTCAAGAAAAGCTATGGTTTCATCTGTGTGGACATGGGCAACAACCAACTCAACTATATCTTTAAGATGTAGAATTACCTGCCATGCTGGCTCATCAACTGGCAAAAGTGGCCCTATGATTAAAGGAAGCAACCTCAGCAAGGACCAATTTTCATGAGCATTGCCCCCTATTGTGTTTTTTGAAGAATAAGTATGTGGTATGGCATGAGGTCGATTTGTTTTGTCACCAAATTTGTATGGAAATTTCTGGATCAATGTGTTAAGTTTGTCAAGTGTGAAGTATTTTTTGGTGATTAATAAGCTAATACAACGTGCCAGTTCCGTGGGAACAATACCTTCAAAGATATCGTGGACAATATCTGGGGGATATCCAGTGCTGACATGAAAATGTGAGAGATTCTCTGTCAACACACACTGTTTTTTTACACCACAAACAGCAGTTGCCTTTTCTTGAGCACAGCGGACATGAATTTCATGGACCTCTTTGGTTCGAAGTTGGAAAATCCCTGACATTACATCCTGATTctgaaattctgatttgtctccaGTACAAAACCTACAAATGGATCCACCAGAAAAACTTTCAACAAATCCACCAATACCATGAGCTGAAAGATTGTCTGCTATTACACATTGGACAGAGCCTTTTACAAATTTACCAAGCTGAGACACAAAGACACCATGCTTTTCTAAAATGGTCAAGTCTTGAATGAGAGGCTCCAATACTTTCACGAAACCAAAAGCTTTTGTGTCATCTGACTTGCAAAGTACAGCTAAATAAATTGAAGTTAGTGCTGAATGGGAACCTGGTGGTAAATTCCCCAAAACCCAATAGACACCACAGAGTTTATGCTTTTTACGAGATGTCCCAAGCGGGTTACAAATCTCAAAATCATCAATGTAAAGATTTACAGCAATTCTTAACTCTTCACCACAGAAAAAACTGTTCTGCTTGTAGTACTCACCATCTCTAACTGTTCTGTATTCTTTAGAAGTCAATTGCGTGTTTTGACCCTTCTGGGCTACAAGAAGTTCAAGAACATCTTTCTGAGAAAGCAACTGCTGCAGAGATCGTAATAAAGGAATGTACTGATAGGTCCGATTCCTCTGAGCATCTAGTATGTACTCTATTGGCTCTATAATACCAAAATGTGAACAGTAATACTGTTTTCTTTTATATGCAGTAGCAAGAGGGCCGTCACTTGCAATGGCTACGCAAACAGGACTAGATCTGCAAACAATAGAGGAAATCTCATCAATTAAAGACTCTTCAATTTGTAGCTGATTATTTTGAAATACACCAGAAATAACTGTTTTTGTGGCATGTAAAGATGCCGTACTCAATAAGAAATCGAGTTCAGACAACAGTTCATCAACAACTGTTGTTGGGACATGAATGACATTTTCTAACTTCAGTAAAAGGCAAGCAATTCTTTCTTCAAAGTAATCTGAAGTAACTAATTCTACCGGTTCATGACAATCTACTTTTTCTTGAAGAGTATCTGTTGTCCCAGCCTTAAACAAATCATCTTCAGAACTCCCTGACTGAATCAAATGATTACGTATACAAATATTATCTCTAAAATCATGAAGGGAGTATTTGTTGTGTTTTCTGTATTTGTGTGTCTGAAATGTACTGTATATATTAGTTTCAAATTCACAATTTTTAAACAAACATTGGACAGTTTGGTGACGCCTGAGATGTGTATTTATGTGTTGGAAAAAATTTCTCTCTGAAATATATTCTCTGCGTGAGCAAATAGGACACTGAAAAATAGATTGTTCTGATTTGTTTTGTGTTGTTTGTTCTGAATGATTTTTGTACGTGTGATTTAACAATTTAGTCCATGTAGTAAAGCTACATGGACAATCGGAGTACGGACAGGGAAAGCGATTAACACCTCTTATATGCCCATGAGCCTGTCTAAAATGTTTCAACAACAAATACCTGCTAGATAATTCTAAACTGCAGCTTTTACATGTCCACATCCAAGTacctgaaagaaaaaagatgatatCAGTGAAAAATAAGTTTATACAATTCCAAAACTGTTTTACACAAGGGAAATGTGTtacttaccaacaattaaaagttGCCAGATAACTTGGTGACTTAATGATGTAAAAATGATGGTCACGCTTCAAAATAGATCACGCTGTAAAATAAATCAGAAAACATTTTAATTGGTAAAAGAAtaatttcatgattttttttacttgtcCCTTACAGTGTTCCCATAATAACATCATGAATATTTCCCTAATATAGGCAACAATAAAAGCTTTGGACACAGATAGAAGTGGCAGAGGTTCAATACAGTCAGACAGAACAGTTATTAGTAGGCATGTTTAGATTT contains:
- the LOC139061565 gene encoding uncharacterized protein — its product is MASPVLRIIFGDVSDSRKMHLDSGIPATLSELHMLVKTFFDLKEDFRLQYMDEDFNAFMNLTSVSDVKDKGTLKVIYNPKPTLEEQFITLYPVETSTNSSVYTCQGTSSPGPSLVSSCSDDTLYTSTPHSSPDVQPTRQFSWPNVFVVPKFTYDVELELQQKNAEYEANGTLFKPGIKLKGVILDGLAQEMLKYTKYPKDYQCEEVAAALTRTHPCLGQLGSKTGFWGWKQSLKYKMQNYRTKLGRLGDPEIRVNSLKHKREGQGKTAANIKKPRKAEVYYVPLPPKGESTESLETERVALLSEIKKRDNEAVIKAKMERTFSHRRLEIVEQRPMIRDFMNRWPALFKESEVNAEFLRITTKPLQAKFLAQLDNLTDKLMKIFEGSKGSKGQKIKDIMAISSLCDDIDIKREHTLKSLVIYFNEDPDLLFKEYLTSSTEDERLRSTAATVMGIYTIRREGVQEPEDVGVVIEGTTVKNNLGSVIMAFIVLFGLIYALDLSYPNDLKYTFEFCQKILMNLDGQRLSTKMQQMKLKMLA